The Methanotorris formicicus Mc-S-70 DNA segment TATTCACAATCTATGGGTTGCAATGCAATGGAAAAACAAAAATACGAATTATAAAACCATGAATTTAAAAGAATTCGTTATCAAAATTAATGAATTAATTCGAATGCACATATATACAAATAAACCAATAGATAATACTCAGTTGTGCATACCTAATGCATATTCGGAGATACTGAACACTAAACTCTAAGGTGTAAAATCTAAAAATAAACTTACTTAATTTAATTGGGTTTGATTTATTGGATCTTAATTTAGTAATATACAAGTACATTTTTATATCTTAAAATTTATTTAGGATAATTGGTAATTATAAAGTAGATTTTTATTAAGTTATTAGGGTGATGCTATGGAATTTTCAGAATGGTATAGCGAGATTTTGGAGAAGGCAGAGATTTATGATGTTAGATACCCAATAAAAGGGTGTGGTGTTTACCTCCCTTATGGATTCAAGATAAGGAGATATGCCTTTGAAATAATAAGAAAACTCTTAGATGAGACAGGGCATGATGAAACTCTATTCCCAATGCTAATTCCAGAAGATTTACTTGCAAAGGAAGGAGAACATATAAAAGGCTTTGAAGATGAGGTTTATTGGGTAACCCATGGGGGGAAAACGCCATTAGATGTTAAATTAGCGTTAAGACCTACATCAGAAACACCAATTTATCATATGATGAAGTTATGGGTTAAAGTCCATACTGATTTACCAATAAAACTCTATCAAATAGTAAATACCTTTAGATATGAGACAAAACATACAAGACCATTAATTAGATTAAGAGAGATAATGACATTTAAAGAGGCACACACTGCACATGCAACAAAAGAAGAAGCAGAAGAACAAGTTAAAGAAGCAATAGAGGTTTATAAAAAATTCTTTGATGCATTGGGAATTCCTTACTTAATATCAAAAAGACCTGAATGGGATAAATTCCCTGGGGCAGAGTATACAATGGCATTCGACACAATTTTCCCAGACGGAAGAACCATGCAGATAGGAACAGTCCACAACTTGGGGCAGAACTTTGCAAAAACCTTCGAGATTATATTTGAGACTCCTGATGGCGGAAAAGATTACGCATACCAAACATGCTACGGAATCTCCGATAGAGTTATTGCCTCAATAATAGCAATCCATGGGGATGAGAAAGGACTTAGCCTTCCTCCAATTGTAGCACCAATTCAAGTTGTTATAGTGCCATTAATCTTTAAAGGAAAGGAAGAAATAGTCATGAATAAGGCAAAAGAAATTTACAATCTATTGAAGGATAAATTCAGAGTTCATTTGGATGATAGGGATATAAGACCAGGAAGGAAATTCAATGATTGGGAATTAAAGGGAGTTCCATTGAGAATTGAAATAGGGCCAAAGGATATTGAAAATGGAAAAATTACGTTATTCAGGAGGGACATCGAAGAGAAGTTCCAAATTGGTGATAATGAGGAGTTAATAGATGAGATGGAAAAAACTTTAAATACTATAAATGAAAATATGAAAAATAGGGCATGGGAAAAATTTGATGCATTTATCAAAATTGTTGAATTTAATGAAAGTAAAATAGATGAAATAAAAAATATTTTAAGTGAAGAGAGGGGTGTTATATTAATTCCATATGTTGAGAGTATTTACAACGAAGAACTTGAAGATAAAGTTGAAGCGTCAGTTTTGGGAATAACTGAATATAAAGGGGATAAATACATTGCCATTGCAAGAACATACTAATCTATTTTATTCTGTCTATTTTTGGATTTTATTTTTTTATTAAATTATTTGGTGATACTAAATGGATGAGAGAGCAAAATATATGAAGGGAACTACGACAGTAGGGCTAATATGCGATGATGCAGTGGTCTTAGCAACAGACAAGAGAGCAACAATGGGGAACCTTATAGCAGATAAAGAAGCGAAAAAGTTATATAAGATAGATGATTATATAGCAATGACCATTGCTGGAAGTGTCGGGGACGCTCAGGCACTTGTAAGATATGTTTCAGCAGAGGCAAAATTGTATAAAATGAGAACTGGAAAGAATATCCCTCCATTATCATGTGCTACATTGATGAGCAATATTTTGCATGGTAGTAGAATGTTTCCTTTTTTAACACAACTTATTATTGGAGGCTACGACTTCTTATATGGACCAAGGTTGTTCTCTCTTGACCCTGTTGGAGGGTTAAATGAAGAGAGTTACTTTACAGCAACTGGTTCAGGTTCTCCAACAGCCTATGGTGTTTTGGAATTGGAATATAGTAGAGACATGTTATTAAAAGACGGTCTTAACTTATCTGTTAAGGCACTTATGTCTGCTATGGAAAGGGATGCATTCTCTGGGAATGGTATATCCCTCGCTTATGTAAATAAAGAAGGAGTAAAAATACTTGAAGATGAAGAGATTGAAAAAATCATAAAGAAGATTAAAAGCAAAAGAAAAAAGAAGAAGAATTAAAATTGTTTTTTATTTTAAAGATTTATAAAATTTCTTTTCTTTAATATTTTTTTAATTTCAAAAGAGTATTTTCAAATGTTTGATAAGGATTTTAGTCATTTCCCATTTCAACATCAATTTTATATTTGGACAATTTTTAAGCATAACTTTTAGGAGGATGGTTATTTTGTCAGCAGAGGAATTATTAAATCAAATAAGAGAGGAAGTTATTAAGAGGGCACCAGGAAACGCCATTATTACAGATGTTCAATTTGAGGGACCAGAGGTTGTAATTTACGCAAAAAATCCAGAAATATTCACGAACTCTTTTATAAAGGAACTTGCAAGAGACCTTAAAAAAAGAATTGCCATAAGACCAGATCCGTCTGTTTTATTAGATCCTGAAATAGCGAAGAAAAGGATTTTAGAGATTGTTCCAGATGACGCTGAAATCACAAACTGTATTTTTGACGCAAACACTGGGGAGGTTATCATTGAATCAAAAAAACCAGGTCTCGTTATTGGAAAAGAAGGTAGTACATTAGAAGAGATAAAAAAAGCGATTAGATGGGCTCCTAAGCCAGTAAGAACCCCCCCAATCCCATCAGAAACAATAAAAGCAATAAGAGCAACACTCTACAGGGAGAGAACTGATGTAAAGGAAATTTTAAGGAGAATTGGGAGGAGAATACATAGGGATATTAAAATTAGGGATGATTATTGGATTAGAGTTTCTTTTTTAGGTGGAGCAAGAGAGGTTGGTAGAACCTGCCTATATTTACAAACACCAGATAGTAGGATCTTAATAGATTGTGGAATAAATATTGCTGTTGAAGGAGATAGGGCATATCCTCACTTTGACGCTCCTGAATTTTCTATTGAAGGGATTGATGCAGTTGTTATTACTCATGCCCACTTAGACCATTGTGGTTTTGTTCCAGGTTTGTTTAGGTATGGTTATGATGGTCCTGTTTATTGTACAAGGCCTACAAGGGATTTGATGACACTTTTGTTTAAGGATTATTTGGATATTGCTGAAAAAGAAGGAAAAGATGTCCCATATGCATCAAAAGACATCAAAACTTGTGTAAAGCATACAATGCCAATAGATTATGGAGTTACAACTGATATAACACCAACGATAAAATTAACCCTTCACAACGCTGGACATATCTTAGGTTCAGCAATAGCACACTGCCATATTGGAGATGGGCAGTATAACATTGCCTATACGGGAGATATTAAATTTGAGGCATCAAGGCTATTAGAGCCGGCAGTTTGCCAGTTCCCAAGGCTGGAAACACTAATAATTGAATCAACTTATGGTTCCTACGATGATATCCTACCAGAAAAAGAAGAAACAGAAAAAGAACTTTTAAAAATTGTATCCGAAACATTGCAAAGAGGAGGAAAGGTTTTAATTCCAGTCTTTGGTGTTGGTAGGGCACAGGAGTTAATGCTTGTTCTTGAGGAAGGATATAACCAAGGCATCTTCAATGCCCCAGTTTACCTCGATGGTATGATTTGGGAAGCAACTGCAATTCACACGGCATATCCAGAATACTTATCAAAAGTTATAAGAAACAGGATATTCCACGAAGGGGATAATCCATTCTTATCAGAGGTATTTAAAAGAGTGGGAAGTACAAATGAAAGAAGAAGGGTTATTGATGGTGATGAGCCATGTATTATTTTAGCAACCTCTGGAATGCTTACTGGCGGACCAAGTGTTGAGTACTTTAAGAACCTTGCTCCTGATGAGAAAAACACTTTGGTATTTGTTGGTTATCAGGCAGAGGGAACACTTGGAAGGAAGGTTCAAAAGGGATGGAAAGAGATTCCAATAACAACAAAGAATGGAAAAACAAAATCCATCCCAATAAAAATGGATATACATACATTGGAAGGATTCTCTGGACACAGTGATAGAAAACAACTAATAAAATACCTCAGAAAATTAAAACCAATGCCAGAAAGAATTTTAATGATTCATGGTGAGATAAATAAATGTATTGATTTAGCAAGCACTGCATATAAGTTATTTAAAAGGGAGACAAGGGCTCCAATGAATTTGGATTCTATTAGGGTAAAATAAATTTTTTTATTTTTTTATTTTTAGACGGTTCTTTTCTTTTTTGTTGTCTTTCGAAACTTTTAAATGTAATTTTTTATAAATATATTAGACAAATACGATTTTAATCATAAAAAAGATTTTTGGAAGTTTATATAACAAAAGAGAAAAATGTGCTAAAGATAATTGGTGATTCCATGATCCTACTCAAGGCAGATTATAAAAAATACCCTACATCAGAACTTGAGAAACTTAGAATGGATGAGGATGAGTTTTATGGGAGATTTGATAGATGTATTTTGTTACAAACTTGTAATAGGGTTGAGATGTATTTTGATGTTGAAAATCTTGATAAAATAGATATTAACATTGATAAATTTGACATTTTGGAAGGTGATGGGGCGATACTCCATCTTTTAAGGTTGGCATCTGGTTTAGAGTCAATGATTGTTGGAGAAGACCAAATACTCGGGCAAATTAAAAAAAGTTATTTAAAGGCAAAGAAACTAAAAAAAACAACGAAATTCCTTGATACGATTTTTTTAAAGGCAATACATGTTGGTCAGAGAGTGAGGAATGAGACAAAAATAAATGTTGGTGGGGTTTCAATTGGAAGTGCTGCAGTTGAGTTGGCAGAGAAGATCTTTGGATTAAAAAATAAGAACGTCCTACTAATCGGTGCTGGGGAAATTGGGACACTTGTGGCTAAGGCATTAAAAGAGAGGCACATAAAAGCCATTATTATAGCAAATAGAACTTATGAGAGAGCAGAATGTTTGGCAAGAGAGTTGAGGGGTATTGCAATACATTTTGATAAGTTAAGAGAGGCATTGAAATATGCAGATATTGTTATAAGTGCCACTGGGGCCCCTCACCATATTTTGACTAAGGAAGATTTGGTGGATGTTGGAGAAACCGTTGTTATTGATATTGCAAATCCAAGGGATGTTGATGATAGTGTTAAGGAACTCCCAAACATAAAACTCTTTACAATTGATGACTTAAAACTAATCTCTGAGGAAAATTTAAAGAAGAGGAAGATGGAAATTCCAAAGGTTGAAAAAATTATAATGGATGAGTTTGAAAATTTAAAGAAGCAAATTAAAAAACTTGAGGTTCAGGATTTTATAAAGAATCTCTCAACACACATTGAAAACATCAGAAGAAAGGAAGTAAAAAAGGCAATTAGTATACTAAAAAACAAAAATAAAAGTCCAGAAGAGATTTTAGAGGACTTTTCAAAGGCATTTTCTAAAAGAATTATCTATGATTTTGTAAGTGCTGTTGAAGATAGGTATTTTAATGGAAAGGATTTGTCTGTTGATGAGATTGTTAAAGAAATGTGTGAAAATAACAAACATAACGTCTAAAAGGAATATAAAAACATATCCTTATGGTACTTATGAATGACATTTAGAATTCATTAAAGAAATGAAAAAGATATGGTGATAAAATGCCAAAGAATAATGATGAAATTGTAGAGAAAATGATTAAAGGTGAAATAAAACCTTACCAACTTGAAGGTATGTTTGATGCAAAGAAGGCAACAGAATTAAGGAGGAAATTTATTGAAAAGGTAACAAACACAACATTTAGCCATATAGACAAATACTCAATAGATGAAGAAATGGCAATGAAAAAGAACATAGAGAATATGATTGGGGCTATTCAAATACCATTAGGTTTTGCTGGACCATTAAAGATTAATGGGGAGTATGCAAAAGGAGAGTTTTACATCCCATTGGCTACAACAGAAGGGGCTTTGGTGGCATCTGTTAATAGAGGATGCTCAGTTATAACAAAGTGCGGGGGAGCGACTGTCAGAATTATAGATGATAAGATGACAAGAGCCCCGGTAATAAAAACAAACTCCGTTGTTGATGCAATAAAATTAAAAGAGTGGATAAAAGAGAACTTTGAGAAAATAAAAGAGGTTGCAGAATCCACAACAAGGCATGGAAAATTAATCGATATAAATCCAATACTCATTGTTGGGAGGTATGTTTATCCAAGGTTCGTTTATAAAACTGGAGACGCTATGGGAATGAATATGGTTACAATTGCAACAGAAAAGGCTTGCAACTTTATTGAGGAAGAATTAAAAAAAGAAGGAATAAAAGTTCATACCGTTGCTTTGAGTGGAAATGCCTGTGTGGATAAAAAACCATCTGGAATTAATTTAATTGAAGGAAGAGGGAAGAGTATTATTGCAGAGGTGTTTTTAAAGGAGGAATATGTTAAAAAGTATCTAAAAACAACATCAAAGGCAATAGAAGAAGTGAATATGTATAAGAATCTTATCGGTTCAGCAATTAGTAATTCAATGGGGTTCAATGCACACTATGCAAATATTATTGGGGCGATATTTTTAGCAACAGGGCAGGATGAAGCACATATTGTTGAGGGTAGTTTGGGGATAACAGTTGCTGAGGCAACAGAAGAGGGGCTTTATTTTTCAGTAACTCTTCCTGATGTTCCAATTGGGACTGTTGGTGGAGGAACGAGGGTGGAAGCGCAGAGAGAATGCCTTGAAATACTCGGGTGTTATGGAAGTGATAAGGCATTAAAGTTTGCTGAGATTGTTGGGGGAACTGTTTTAGCAGGAGAACTTTCCTTGCTTGGAGCGTTAGCAGCAGGACATTTGGCAAAGGCACATTCTGAATTAGGAAGATAATGGTGAATTTTTATGAGTAGGGCAGTTTATGAAGTACTGGAAATTATGGATGCATTAAAGAGGCATAAAAATACCATATACTTTACAGGATTTACATTTTTCTTTGTTTTTGTGTTGTCGTATGTTCTAATGCATCAATCCGAACTTTTGAAATATTTTGGAGAACTAATATATGGTAATTTTAAAAATAGAGTGAGTTCATTCGGAATTTCAAAAGAAACTTCATCATCAATTTTAATCGCCATTATATTATTCAATAACCTCTCAGTTGCAGTTATCAACTACCTTGGAATGGTTATGTCAATATTTATTTTAATTACAAATGCTTTCTTACTATCTTACGTCCTTTACATTTCAGATCCTTTGAAGTTCTGTTTACTTGTCCTTCCCCATGGAATCTTTGAGATTCCTGCATTGATACTTTCCGCATCAAGTGGTTTGATATTGTTTAGGGGAATTTTATGCCTAATAATCTCAAAAACTAAAATAAAACCATTAAAAAAATACTTTGAATATAGAAGAGGGGATTTAAGGGATTCATTAAGAATATTTTTTGTGTCAATATTGTTGTTTGTTATTGCCGCTGTGATTGAAGGAACTGTAACCAAGTTTATTTCAAATTGGTTATAACACCTTCATTTTTTAAAATATTTATTTTATGTGTTATTCCATAACTATATCCACCGATGTTATCTTTTCCAACAACTCTGTGGCATGGAATAACCAATGGAAGGGGGTTTTTATTCATAGATCTTCCAACGGCTCTTGGGGATGTTTTGAGTTCTTTTGCAATTTCTCCATAAGTTTTGACACTTCCATAGGGGATGTTTTTAACAACATCCAAAACTTTTTTTGTGAATGGGGTAACATCCAAACTATAATCTATCAATTCTCTAACCTCGCTATCCAACATCTTCCCAAAGTATAACCTCAAAATGCATTTTGCCATTTTTATGTGGTGCTTTTTATTGGATATTTTTTCCCAGGAAAAGAACTTATTGATTTCATCCCTGGATAGTGGGATGGTATTTCTAACCAATACATCATCTTTAAATATAAAACCAACAAAATATCCATTTATCTCTACAACAACTTTTTCCAAAAACATCACCCTGGTGAAATGATGAAACCAGTTATAATTATCAACTACAAAACATATATGGAAAGTATAGGGAAGAGGGGATTAGAGATAGCGAAAATTGCTGAGAAGGTTTCAGAAGAAAGTGGTATAACAATTGGTGTTGCTCCTCAATTTGTAGATTTGAGGATGATTACTGAGAGTGTAAATATTCCTGTATATGCTCAGCACATTGATGCCATAAGTCCTGGAAGTCATACAGGACATATATTGGCAGAGTCTATTAAGGATTGTGGTGTTAAAGGAACCCTATTAAACCATTCAGAAAGAAATATACTTCTATCAGATAT contains these protein-coding regions:
- the proS gene encoding proline--tRNA ligase — translated: MEFSEWYSEILEKAEIYDVRYPIKGCGVYLPYGFKIRRYAFEIIRKLLDETGHDETLFPMLIPEDLLAKEGEHIKGFEDEVYWVTHGGKTPLDVKLALRPTSETPIYHMMKLWVKVHTDLPIKLYQIVNTFRYETKHTRPLIRLREIMTFKEAHTAHATKEEAEEQVKEAIEVYKKFFDALGIPYLISKRPEWDKFPGAEYTMAFDTIFPDGRTMQIGTVHNLGQNFAKTFEIIFETPDGGKDYAYQTCYGISDRVIASIIAIHGDEKGLSLPPIVAPIQVVIVPLIFKGKEEIVMNKAKEIYNLLKDKFRVHLDDRDIRPGRKFNDWELKGVPLRIEIGPKDIENGKITLFRRDIEEKFQIGDNEELIDEMEKTLNTINENMKNRAWEKFDAFIKIVEFNESKIDEIKNILSEERGVILIPYVESIYNEELEDKVEASVLGITEYKGDKYIAIARTY
- the psmB gene encoding archaeal proteasome endopeptidase complex subunit beta, whose translation is MDERAKYMKGTTTVGLICDDAVVLATDKRATMGNLIADKEAKKLYKIDDYIAMTIAGSVGDAQALVRYVSAEAKLYKMRTGKNIPPLSCATLMSNILHGSRMFPFLTQLIIGGYDFLYGPRLFSLDPVGGLNEESYFTATGSGSPTAYGVLELEYSRDMLLKDGLNLSVKALMSAMERDAFSGNGISLAYVNKEGVKILEDEEIEKIIKKIKSKRKKKKN
- a CDS encoding beta-CASP ribonuclease aCPSF1; its protein translation is MSAEELLNQIREEVIKRAPGNAIITDVQFEGPEVVIYAKNPEIFTNSFIKELARDLKKRIAIRPDPSVLLDPEIAKKRILEIVPDDAEITNCIFDANTGEVIIESKKPGLVIGKEGSTLEEIKKAIRWAPKPVRTPPIPSETIKAIRATLYRERTDVKEILRRIGRRIHRDIKIRDDYWIRVSFLGGAREVGRTCLYLQTPDSRILIDCGINIAVEGDRAYPHFDAPEFSIEGIDAVVITHAHLDHCGFVPGLFRYGYDGPVYCTRPTRDLMTLLFKDYLDIAEKEGKDVPYASKDIKTCVKHTMPIDYGVTTDITPTIKLTLHNAGHILGSAIAHCHIGDGQYNIAYTGDIKFEASRLLEPAVCQFPRLETLIIESTYGSYDDILPEKEETEKELLKIVSETLQRGGKVLIPVFGVGRAQELMLVLEEGYNQGIFNAPVYLDGMIWEATAIHTAYPEYLSKVIRNRIFHEGDNPFLSEVFKRVGSTNERRRVIDGDEPCIILATSGMLTGGPSVEYFKNLAPDEKNTLVFVGYQAEGTLGRKVQKGWKEIPITTKNGKTKSIPIKMDIHTLEGFSGHSDRKQLIKYLRKLKPMPERILMIHGEINKCIDLASTAYKLFKRETRAPMNLDSIRVK
- the hemA gene encoding glutamyl-tRNA reductase codes for the protein MILLKADYKKYPTSELEKLRMDEDEFYGRFDRCILLQTCNRVEMYFDVENLDKIDINIDKFDILEGDGAILHLLRLASGLESMIVGEDQILGQIKKSYLKAKKLKKTTKFLDTIFLKAIHVGQRVRNETKINVGGVSIGSAAVELAEKIFGLKNKNVLLIGAGEIGTLVAKALKERHIKAIIIANRTYERAECLARELRGIAIHFDKLREALKYADIVISATGAPHHILTKEDLVDVGETVVIDIANPRDVDDSVKELPNIKLFTIDDLKLISEENLKKRKMEIPKVEKIIMDEFENLKKQIKKLEVQDFIKNLSTHIENIRRKEVKKAISILKNKNKSPEEILEDFSKAFSKRIIYDFVSAVEDRYFNGKDLSVDEIVKEMCENNKHNV
- the hmgA gene encoding hydroxymethylglutaryl-CoA reductase (NADPH): MPKNNDEIVEKMIKGEIKPYQLEGMFDAKKATELRRKFIEKVTNTTFSHIDKYSIDEEMAMKKNIENMIGAIQIPLGFAGPLKINGEYAKGEFYIPLATTEGALVASVNRGCSVITKCGGATVRIIDDKMTRAPVIKTNSVVDAIKLKEWIKENFEKIKEVAESTTRHGKLIDINPILIVGRYVYPRFVYKTGDAMGMNMVTIATEKACNFIEEELKKEGIKVHTVALSGNACVDKKPSGINLIEGRGKSIIAEVFLKEEYVKKYLKTTSKAIEEVNMYKNLIGSAISNSMGFNAHYANIIGAIFLATGQDEAHIVEGSLGITVAEATEEGLYFSVTLPDVPIGTVGGGTRVEAQRECLEILGCYGSDKALKFAEIVGGTVLAGELSLLGALAAGHLAKAHSELGR
- a CDS encoding stage II sporulation protein M; its protein translation is MSRAVYEVLEIMDALKRHKNTIYFTGFTFFFVFVLSYVLMHQSELLKYFGELIYGNFKNRVSSFGISKETSSSILIAIILFNNLSVAVINYLGMVMSIFILITNAFLLSYVLYISDPLKFCLLVLPHGIFEIPALILSASSGLILFRGILCLIISKTKIKPLKKYFEYRRGDLRDSLRIFFVSILLFVIAAVIEGTVTKFISNWL
- a CDS encoding MGMT family protein, yielding MFLEKVVVEINGYFVGFIFKDDVLVRNTIPLSRDEINKFFSWEKISNKKHHIKMAKCILRLYFGKMLDSEVRELIDYSLDVTPFTKKVLDVVKNIPYGSVKTYGEIAKELKTSPRAVGRSMNKNPLPLVIPCHRVVGKDNIGGYSYGITHKINILKNEGVITNLK